The Mesorhizobium opportunistum WSM2075 DNA window CGACCAGCTGTCGCTGGTGGCATTGGCCTTTCCTGCCTTCAGTGATGGCCGCTCCTTCTCCAAGGGAGAATTGCTGCGCGAGCGCTTTGATTTCGAGGGCGCCGTCCGCGCGACCGGCCAGGTCCTCGTCGACCAGCTGCCGCATATGCTGCGCCTCGGCTTCGACGAGTTCGAGATCTCCAACCCTGTGCTGTTGAAGCGCCTGGAGGAGGGCCGCACCGGCGGCCTGGGGCTCTACTACCAGCCGGCCGAGGTGCAGGAACCCAAGGGCCCGAAATATTCCTGGCGGCGCCTTCGCAACAGCTGACGCAGCGGTAATCGCCGACGTCTTTACATCAGCTCTGATCGGGCCTTCTCTGGGCTATCCGGACGGAAACATCCGCCGGGTGCGAGGAGGGAATCATGACTTTCGACTACGTCATCGCCGGCGGCGGGTCCGCCGGCTGCACGCTTGCCGCGCGTCTCTCCGAGGATCCATCGAAGACGGTCTGCCTGGTCGAAGCCGGCGGCGAGGGCAGGAACCTGTTCATCCGCGCCCCGGCCGGCGTCATCGCGCTGTTGCCCGGCCGACCGAAGATCCACAACTGGGCATTCGAGACGGTGCCGCAGCAGGGTCTTGGCGGCCGCAAGGGCTACCAGCCGCGCGGCAAGGCGCTTGGCGGCTCGAGTGCCATCAATGCCATGCTCTATGTCAGGGGCCATCGCAGCGACTATGACGAGTGGGCCGATTTCGGCTGCGACGGCTGGTCCTGGGACGAGGTGTTGCCATATTTTCGGCGCGCGGAAGGCAACCAGCGCGGGAGCGATGCCCTGCACGGCGATGACGGGCCGCTGCGGGTTGCCGAGCAGCAGGAGCCGCGTGCGCTCTCCCGGGCCTTTGTCGAGGCTTGCGGCGAAAACCAGATCCGCCGCAATGACGATTTCATGGACCGGAACAGGAAGGAGCAGGACTCTATCAGGTCACGCAGTTCTGGGGCGGAGACCGCAATGGCGAACGCTGTTCGGCGGCGGCGGCCTATCTGCATCCGGCGATCGGCCGGCCAAATCTGACCGTCATCACCGGAGCGCATGCCACCGGCATTGTCCTTGACGGCAAGCGGGCCACTGGCGTGCGCTATCGCAAGGGCAACAGCGAAGCCGTTGCGCGAGCCACGCGCGAGGTCATCGTCTGCGGCGGCGCCTTTGGCTCGCCGCAACTGTTGATGCTTTCTGGAGTAGGCCCAGCCGTCGAGCTTGCCGCCCACGGAATTCCAATGGTCCATGAATTGCCTGGCGTCGGCAAGAACCTGCAGGATCATCTGGATTTCATCATGGGCTGGACATCGAGGGATGCCGACATGATGGGCATCGGGCTGCGCGGTCTGCCTGGCTTGCTGCGGCATATGCTACGCTGGCGCAAGGATGGCGGCGGCATGATCGCCACGCCCTATGCGGAGGGCGGCGCCTTCCTCAAATCCGACCCAGCGATCGACCGCCCTGACCTGCAACTCCATTTTTGCATCGCCATCGTCGATGATCATGGCCGCAAGCTGCATATGGGCTACGGCTTCTCCTGCCATGTCTGCGTGCTGCGGCCGCATTCGCGCGGCGAGGTCGGGCTGTCGACGCCGGACCCGTTGGCGCCACCGCGCATCGATCCGCGCTTCCTGTCCGACGAACGCGACGCCCATCTGCTCCTCAAGGGCGTCAGGACGATGCGCGGCATCCTGGAAGCGCCGGCGCTGGCCAAATACCGCGCCAGGGAGATCTACACCGCCGGCGCTTCGAGCGATGCCGATTTGATGGCCCATATCCGCGCTCGCGCCGACACCGTCTATCACCCCGTGGGCACCTGCAGGATGGGCGTCGACGATATGGCGGTTGTCGATCCGCAACTGCGTGTGCGCGGCATGCAGGCCTTGCGTGTCGTCGACGCTTCGGTGATGCCGACGCTGATCGGCGGCAACACCAACGCGCCGACCATCATGATCGCCGAAAAGGCCGCCGACATGATCAAGACGGCCGCCTGATTGTAGCTCTGGTCGAACCAGTGGCGCGGTTTTCCTCTGCAGCGAAGTGCTCACTGACCGGGGGCACAGCTATCGACGCCAACTGGTCATACCAATTGTGCGATTTGTGCTTTCCCTTTCGTCGTCCTGCCCTTAGGATATGGCTATTATTTCGTGATCCGAAATAAATATGGCTACAAGGGAGGAACCGGAAATGGCTGGCAAGAAGATATTGATGCTCGTTGGCGAGTTCAGCGAGGAGTATGAGATTTTCGTCTTTGAACAGGCCATGCATGCCGTCGGCCACACGGTGCATGTCGTCTGTCCGGACAAGAAGGCGGGCGACGTCCTGAAGACCTCGCTGCACGACTTCGAAGGCCACCAGACCTATACGGAAAAGCTCGGCCACGACTATATCCTCAACAAGACGTTTTCCGAAGTGGACCCGGCCAAATACGACGCCGTCTACGCGGCGGGCGGACGCGGGCCGGAATACATCCGCATCGACAAGCGCGTGCAGGCGCTGGTGCGCCATTTCCACGAGGCCGGCAAGCCGATCTTCACCATCTGCCACGGCGTGCAGATCCTGATCGCCGTCGACGGCGTGGTGCGCGGCAGGGAAGTCGCGGCACTTCACTATTGCGAGCCGGAGGTGACGCTGGCCGGTGGCATCTACATCGACGTCGCGCCGACCGGCGCCCATGTCGACGGCAATCTCGTGTCAGCCAAGGGCTGGCCGGGCCTATCCAACTTCATCCGCGAATGCCTGAAGGTGCTGGGCACGGAAATCCGCCATGGCGAGATCCTGATGCGCGACGAACGCCAGGCGGCCTGACCCGGACGTTGCCAGCCGCCGCGCCTAAGGCGCGGCGGTTTTCGACGGGAAAACGCTACGCGCCTTTTCCCCGGGGAACCGTCACACTTTTCCTGGAATTGCCTAGACCGCTGCCCGTGCCTCGCGGAACGACACCAGCTTGCGGCGGCTTTCATCCCACAATGCCAGTTTGACGCAGCGCAGGCTCTCGATCAGCGTGACGCGGCCGATGCCACGCAGCTCCGGATAGTCGCGCAGCACTTCCTGCAACCTGTATCCGGGCACTTTGGCGGAGAGGTGGTGGACGTGGTGGACACCGATGTTGCCGGTGAACCAGTTCAGCACCCGCGGCAGGTCGTAGTAGGATGACCCGTGCAAAGCGGCGTGCTGGAATTCCCATTCGGAATCCTTTGCCCATTCCGTCTCCTCGAACTGATGCTGGACGTAGAACAGCCAGATGCCAGCCGAACCGGCGAGGATGACGATCGGCAGATGGACCACTAGGAAGGCGCCGGGGCCAACGAACCAGATGAGGATGGCCGCGGCAAGCGCGATGCCGAGATTGGTGGTCATCGACGACACCCAGGGCGTCAGGCCGCCGCGCATCATGCCGACAGGCAGCCTTTGCTCGAAGATGAACAGCCAGATCGGCCCCAGGCCGAACATCACGAGGGGATGGCGATAGAGACGATAGGCCAGGCGGCCTCGCCATGACAATTGCCGATATTCGGCAACGGTCAGCGTCCTGATGTCTCCCATGCCACGCTCGTCGAGATTGCCGGCGCTGGCATGATGCACGGCGTGGGCGCGCCGCCAGCAGTCATAGGGCGTCAAGGTCAGAATGCCGAGCGCCCGGCCGATCCAGTCGTCGGCGTAGCGATTGGCGAAGAAGGAGCCGTGGCCGCAATCGTGCTGGATCATGAAGATCCGCACCAGGAACCCGGCCGCGGGAAGGATGAGGATCAGTCCCCACCAATGGCCATAGGCATAGGCAGCCGAAGAGAGCGCCCAGAGCGTGACGAACGGAATGAGGGTGATGGCGAGCTCGAGTGTGCTGCGCCGCCGGTCGGGCTTCTTGTAGCGCGCCAGAATTTTGAGCCAGGCGCGCTTGCTGTTGGCCGCGGCCTCAGGGGAAATCATGTTCATCAGGAACCATAGGCGGCGCGTTCCGCCGCCGCAAGACAAAGATCACGCGAAATTACTGTGCGTAATTGTCGCGCGATGGATCAATTCCATGCCATGACGCCGCGACGGGCATGCTCTTGACTTTCCGGCTCGCATGCCTTTTATACGTATCACTAATACGTATAAGGAAACTTTTCTTGAAGCGAGCCACTCAAAAGGATGTCGCGCGGCTGGCCGGGGTTTCGCAGGCCAGCGTCTCGATGGTGATGAGTGGCGGCGGCTCTCCGGCGCTGTCATCCGAGACCTGGGAGCGGATCACCAATGCGGCGGCGCAGCTCGGCTATACGCCCAACCGGTTTGCGCAGGCGCTCAAGACCAACCGCACCATGACCATTGCCTGCATCGTGCCCGACATCACCAATCCCTTCTATCCGGCGCTGATGCGAGGCATCCAGTCGGTGGCCGAAGAACTCAACTATGACGTGATCGCGGTCAGCACCGATGGCTCCGCCGAGCGGGAGCGGCATTTCCTCGACTGGTCCAGGCAGGGACGCGTCGACGGCGTGATAGGGGTGTTCTTCACGCTGCGCGCCGGCGATTTCAAGCCACTGGTCGATGCGGGCGTGCCTGTGGTGCGCATCGAATCGAGCAAGAAGCGCGGCGGCGATATCGCCATCGACGATATTTTCATCGACAGCTACGCCGCCGCCCTTGCGGTAACACAATTTCTCATCGGTCGCGGCCATCACCGCATCGCCATGGTCGCCGGCCGGGGTGGCCCTCAGGGCGTTCGGGTCGAGGGCTATCGCACCGCGCTGACCGAAGCAGGCGGCGCGCCCTACGTCGTCATCGACGAGGAGTTCAGCGAAACCGGCGGTGCCCGGGCCGCGGAGGCGGTGCTGGCCAGCGGCTATGCGCCGACGGCGATCTTTGCCGCCAATGACCTTATGGCCATTGGCGTGATGCAGGCGCTGCGCGATCGCGGCATCGCCATCCCCGGCGATATCGCCGTCGCCGGCTTCGACGACATTTCAGCCGCCCGGCTGGTCACGCCGTCCTTGACCACCGTCTCCCAGTTCCAGGGCGATATCGGGGTCAAGGCAGCGCAGATCCTGATGGAAAGGCTGCGCGGCTCCAAGCCCGGCGCGGGCACCGCGCTCGAAATGCCCTTCAGCCTGATCGAACGTGGCTCAACCTGAAACAAGAAACGAAAATCATCGGAGGAGAAAACATGGAACGCCGTACGTTGCTCAAGACCGGCCTCGGCCTCGCCGCCCTGCCGCTGCTCCCACGTCTGGCCTTTGCCGACGACAAGAAGCCCGTCGGTTTCTGGTACGAGTCCGCCTCGCCGGAAAACCAGGACAATCTCAAGACCATCTTGATCGACCCATTCAATGCCGCGCATCCGCAGGACGATCTCTCGATCGATTTCCGCGGCTCCGACCTCGACAAGCAGTTGCGCATCGCCATGCTCTCGGGCAATGGCCCGGATGTCGTCTTCACCGCCGGTCCAAGCTATGTGGCGTCGATGGCGCAAGCGGGGCAGTTGCTGCCGCTCGATGATTACGCCGCAAAGCTCGGCTGGAACGACCGGCTGCTGCCGCTATTCATGGAACTGGGCAAGTATGACGGCAAGCTCTACGCGCTTGCCAAGACCTATGAGACGCTGGGCCTGTTCTACAACAAGACGCTGTTCGACAAGAACGGCTGGAAGGCGCCCACCACCATCGCCGAACTCGAGACGCTCGCCGACGAGATGAAGGGCAAGGGCCTGGTCCCGTTCGGCTGCGGCAATGCCGATTGGCGGCCGGCCAACGAGCACCATGTCTCGATCGTGCTCAATTCGGTGGCCGGCCCCGACAATGTCTACAAGGCGCTGACCGGTGCCAGTCCCTGGACAGACGCCTCCATCCTGGCCGCCATCGATAAGCTCGATGAGTGGTGGCAGAAGGGCTACTACGGCCCGAACTACTTCTCGCTGACGCTGGAGCAGGCATTCGCCCAGGTGGCGACCGGCCAGGCCGGCATGGCGCCGAGCGGCACCTGGAGCTTCACCAACATCCCGACCTATTTCCCGACCAACAACGCCGAAGCGGCGTTCGTCGGCTTTCCAAGCACGAGCGGCCCGCCGGTCTATGCGCTCGGCATTGGCTCGACGCTCTCGATCAACGCGAAATCCGAAAATGCCGACGGCGCGGCGGCGGTGCTCGACTATATTTTCAACGACAAGTTCTACAGCGAGATGAACTCTGTATGGCAGGGCGAGTGGAATCTGCCGTTGAAGGACCTGTCCGGTGTAAAACTCTCCGACAAGGTGCTGCCGCTTTATACCGAGGTGATGAAGAACCTGTCGACGGCCGTCGGCGCCGGCCAGTACGGCTACACGACATGGACTTTCCTGCCGCCCGCCACCGACACCTATCTGGTCAGCGGCATGGAGGAGGTCTGGCTGAAGAAGATCAGCTCGAAGGACTACCTCAAGAAACTCGATGAGACCTTCCAGCAGGAAAAGGCGGCCGGCAAGGTGCCGGCAGTTCCGAAGCGGGCCTGAAGCGGGCCTGAAGCGGGCTTGACGCGGCGGGCACCGGCAGCGCCGCGAACCATCCGAACGCAGCGAAAGGAGCGGCGCCCGTCCGGCGCCCTCTAAAACCCAGGGCAATCGTCCATGCACCGGCTCTATCTCGTCCCGACGCTGATCATCAATTTCGTCATCGTCCTCGTCCCGGCCTTGCTGACGGTCGTCCTGGCGTTCTGCAGCTGGGACGGCATTTCGACGCCGACCTTTTCGGGACTGGACAATTTCCGGGCGCTGTTCGCCGACGGCGTCTTCTGGTCGGCGCTGGCCAACAACATCATCTGGACCTGCATCTTCCTCATCGTGCCGATCGCCATGGGGCTGCTGGCGGCCTCGATGCTGCTGATCGTCAGGCGCGGCAGCAATTTCTTCCAGGTCGTCTACTTCCTGCCCGTGGTCATCGCCACGGTGATCACGGCCCGCGTCTGGCAGGGGATGATCTACAGCCCGGTCACCGGCGTGTTCGGCATGTTGGCACGCATGGGCCTGCATGTGGCCAATCCGCTGGCACAGCCATCGACAGCGCTGTTGGGCGTGGCGACCGTCGATCTTTGGCACTGGTGGGGATTTCTGTGCGTCATCTTCTTCGCGGCGCTGCGCCAGGTGCCGCAGGAGCACATCGAGGCGGCGCGTATCGAGGGCGCGAGCTATGGGCAAATGATGCGCTACGTGCTGCTGCCAGCGATCCGGCCGACCATCATGCTGATGATGATCATGACGGTGATCTGGAGCTTCCTCGCCTTTGATTTCGTCTACATCCTGACCCAGGGCGGCCCGGCTTTTTCGAGCGAGGTGCTGTCGACGCTGGCCTACCGCCACGCCTTCTACGATCTCAACGTCGGCCAGGCAGCCGCGGCGGCGCTGGTCATCAGCCTGTTCGGCCTCGTCGGCACGTTCTTCTACGTACGCCTGCAGACGCAGGAAGGCGAGCAATGAGAATGGTCGAAAGCCGGGCCACCCTGACGATCTCCTACGTGGTGCTGGGTATCGGTGCCTTCATCGCCCTGTTTCCGATCGCCTTGCTGGTGCTCAATTCGCTGAAGCCAGCGGCGCAGATCGTGCAGAGCCCGCTGGCGCTGCCCAATCCCATCCGCTGGGAGAATTTCGTCAACGCCTGGACCCACGCCAAGTTTTCGAAAACCTTCGTCAATTCGCTGCTGCTTTCGGGAACGACGATCATCCTCGTCTGCTCGACGTCCTCGCTGTCGGCCTATGTGCTGGCGCGCAGGAAAATCGCTTCGTGGAAGATCTGGACGTTCTACCTGCTGGCGACGACCACGGCGCCGATCCAGCTCTATATTTTCCCGCTCTATTTCGGCTTCGCCAAGCTCGGGCTGATCAACAACGTGTTCGGCGTCGCGCTGATCTACACCGCCCTCTACAGTCCATTCGCGGTGATGCTGCTGAGGACGTATTTCATCGCCGTGCCGAAGGAACTCGAGGAGGCCGCGCTGATCGACGGCGCCACCTCCTGGCAGGTGTTTTCCAGGGTGATGCTGCCCATCGTGTCGCCCGGCATCCTGACCGTCGCACTGATCATCGGGCTCAACTCCTGGAACGAATTCCTGATCGCGGCGACCTTCCTGCAGAAGGCGGACAAGGTCACCGCCGTGATCGCCTTCTACCTGCTCAGCGGGCAGTACAGCTCGGACTGGGGTGAGATCATGGCTGCCGCGCTGATCATCGTGGTGCCGGTGGTGGTGCTGTTCGTCGCCATGCAGAAACGGTTCATCGAAGGCATGGCGGGCGGCTCGGTCAAAGGCTGAAATTTTTGGATTATCTGGAGCAGAACATGCAGTTGCCAAACGACTATCTGGAACGGGTCTATGCCGGTGTGCTCGGCAAGCTGGTGGGTGTCTATCTCGGCCGGCCGTTCGAGGGTTGGACCTACCAGAAGATCATGAAGGAGCTCGGCCCGATCGACTATTACGTGCATGAGCGCCTGAACCAGCCGCTGGTGGTGACCGATGACGACGTTGCCGGCACCTTCACGTTCATCCGCGCGCTCGAGGATTACGGCATCTCGCCCAATCTGCCCGCCGAGGCCATCGGCAAGGCATGGCTGAACTATATCGTCGAGGAGCGTTCGATCCTGTGGTGGGGCGGCAGCGGCAACTCGACCGAGCATACTGCATGGCTCAATCTCAAGAAGGGCATACCGGCCCCGCATTCGGGTTCCATCGCCACCAATGGTGCGACCGTCGCCGAGCAGATCGGCGCCCAGATCTTCATCGACGGCTGGGCGATGGTGGCGCCTGAGCAGCCGCAACTGGCGGCAAAGCTTGCCGAACAGGCCGGCAAGGTCTCGCATGACGGCGAATCCGTCCATGCGGCGATGCTGTGGGCGGCAATGGAGGCCGAAGCCTTTGTCTCCAGCGACATCGACCATCTCATCGATACCGGCCTGTCGGTCATCCCGCGCGACAGCCTGATCGCCAAACTCATCGCCGACATCCGCGGCTGGGTGAAGGCACATCCCGACTGGCACGACACGCGCCAGAAGATCGAAGACAAATACGGCTACGACAAATATCCAGGTAATTGCCATGTCGTGCCCAACCACGCGCTGATGGTGATGGCCGTGCTCTATGCGCCGGACGATTTCCAAAAGGCGCAGATGATCGTCAACACGTCGGGCTGGGACACCGATTGCAATGCGGGCAATGTCGGCTGCCTGCTTGCCCTGATGCTCGGCCTCGACGGCATCGAGGCCGGACCGGACTGGCGCGGGCCGATCGCCGACCGCCTGCTGATTTCCTCGGCCGACGGCGGCAACTCGATCAACGACGCGGTGCGAACAGCCTACTATATCGCCAATCTCGGCATGGCGCTCGCCGGTGGAAATCCGCTCGACGCGCCGAAGGCCGGCGCCCAATTCCACTTCTCGCTTTCCGGCAGCCAGCAGGGTTTTCGGCCGGTGGAGGGGCATGGCTTGGCCAGCGGCGTTCGCGTCGGCAATGTCGAGTTCGAGAATGGCCGTGCCCTGACCGTAAGCTATGAAGCCCTGGCTCCCGGCCTGGCTGCCGTCGTGACGACACCGACCTTCTCGCCGCGGGAGGTGCTGTCGATGCGCACCTACGACCTGATGGCCACGCCGCTCGTCTATCCCGGGCAGGTGGTCAAGGCGCGCGTCGTCGCCGATCGCCGCAACAAGGGCGCGGTGTCGGTGCGGCTGCGCATTCGCGCCTATGATGGCGACGATCGCCTGCGCGACATCGATAGCGATGCGATTGCCCTGAATGCCGGCGAGGACCGCGTGCTTTCATGGCGCCTGCCGGATCTGGACGGCCAGCCGATCGCCGAGATCGGCATCATGCTCACCAGCGAGGGCAGGCGCGCCGACGGTCGTGTGCTGCTCGACTATCTCAGATGGGATGGGGCGCCGGACCTGAACTTGCATCGGCCGGCCGGCGATTGCGATTTCTGGCGCATGGCCTGGGTCAACGGCGTCAGCTTCTTTTCCAAGCGTTTTCCGCCGAGTTTCCGCATTTCGCAGAGCCGCGACGAGGGCATCGTCATTCACGGCACGCGGCAGTGGACCGATTACAAGGTATCGAGCGACATCGTCATCCACCTTGGCAATTACGGCGGTGTCTGCGCGCGCGTCCAGGGCTTGCGGCGCTACTACGCCGTGCGCGCCACGCGCGATGGCAAGCTGCAGATCGTGCGTACACGGGATGCCGAAACGGTCGTTCTGGCGGAGACCGATTTCGAACTGGTCTTCGAAAAGACCATTCCGGTGACGCTGACCGTCAAGGGCAGCCGCATCACGGCGCTTTTCGGCGGCGTGGCGCTCGAGGCTGACGACACGAGTTCGCAGGCGCTCACCAACGGCGGCATCGGATTGCTGATCGCGGAAGGCGCGCTGTCCACCGACAACATACATGTGAGCGCGACCTGAACGTCTCGCGACCACAATCCCAGGAAAAATCCCGATGGCTTCAGTCGAAATCGCCAACGTCCTCAAATCCTACGCCGGGCACGAGGTGCTGCACGGCGTCTCGGTCAAGATTCCGGACGGTCAATTCGTGGTTCTCGTCGGTCCGTCGGGCTGCGGCAAGTCTACTTTGCTGCGCATGATCGCCGGACTGGAGGATATTTCGGGCGGCACGATCAGCATCGGTGACAGAGTGGTCAACGACCTGCCGCCCAAGCAACGCGACATATCCATGGTGTTCCAGAATTATGCGCTCTATCCGCATATGACGGTCGCTGAAAACATGGCGTTCTCGATGACGCTTGCCAAGGCGCCGAAGGCGGAAAAGGCCGAGCGGGTGGCCAAGGCCGCGGAAATCCTGGGCCTGACGCCGCTGCTTGATCGCTATCCGCGCCAGCTGTCGGGCGGCCAGCGGCAGCGTGTCGCCATGGGGCGGTCGATCGTGCGCAACCCGCAGGTCTTCCTGTTTGACGAGCCGCTGT harbors:
- a CDS encoding DUF934 domain-containing protein encodes the protein MTEPTTPVTRLWTPDGFREDEWTHAESADALTGNGRFILPLQAFLDLDPEVRRSARERLGVALQPGDQLEKIADLLDQLSLVALAFPAFSDGRSFSKGELLRERFDFEGAVRATGQVLVDQLPHMLRLGFDEFEISNPVLLKRLEEGRTGGLGLYYQPAEVQEPKGPKYSWRRLRNS
- a CDS encoding DJ-1/PfpI family protein; the encoded protein is MAGKKILMLVGEFSEEYEIFVFEQAMHAVGHTVHVVCPDKKAGDVLKTSLHDFEGHQTYTEKLGHDYILNKTFSEVDPAKYDAVYAAGGRGPEYIRIDKRVQALVRHFHEAGKPIFTICHGVQILIAVDGVVRGREVAALHYCEPEVTLAGGIYIDVAPTGAHVDGNLVSAKGWPGLSNFIRECLKVLGTEIRHGEILMRDERQAA
- a CDS encoding fatty acid desaturase; this encodes MNMISPEAAANSKRAWLKILARYKKPDRRRSTLELAITLIPFVTLWALSSAAYAYGHWWGLILILPAAGFLVRIFMIQHDCGHGSFFANRYADDWIGRALGILTLTPYDCWRRAHAVHHASAGNLDERGMGDIRTLTVAEYRQLSWRGRLAYRLYRHPLVMFGLGPIWLFIFEQRLPVGMMRGGLTPWVSSMTTNLGIALAAAILIWFVGPGAFLVVHLPIVILAGSAGIWLFYVQHQFEETEWAKDSEWEFQHAALHGSSYYDLPRVLNWFTGNIGVHHVHHLSAKVPGYRLQEVLRDYPELRGIGRVTLIESLRCVKLALWDESRRKLVSFREARAAV
- a CDS encoding LacI family DNA-binding transcriptional regulator codes for the protein MKRATQKDVARLAGVSQASVSMVMSGGGSPALSSETWERITNAAAQLGYTPNRFAQALKTNRTMTIACIVPDITNPFYPALMRGIQSVAEELNYDVIAVSTDGSAERERHFLDWSRQGRVDGVIGVFFTLRAGDFKPLVDAGVPVVRIESSKKRGGDIAIDDIFIDSYAAALAVTQFLIGRGHHRIAMVAGRGGPQGVRVEGYRTALTEAGGAPYVVIDEEFSETGGARAAEAVLASGYAPTAIFAANDLMAIGVMQALRDRGIAIPGDIAVAGFDDISAARLVTPSLTTVSQFQGDIGVKAAQILMERLRGSKPGAGTALEMPFSLIERGST
- a CDS encoding ABC transporter substrate-binding protein, which produces MERRTLLKTGLGLAALPLLPRLAFADDKKPVGFWYESASPENQDNLKTILIDPFNAAHPQDDLSIDFRGSDLDKQLRIAMLSGNGPDVVFTAGPSYVASMAQAGQLLPLDDYAAKLGWNDRLLPLFMELGKYDGKLYALAKTYETLGLFYNKTLFDKNGWKAPTTIAELETLADEMKGKGLVPFGCGNADWRPANEHHVSIVLNSVAGPDNVYKALTGASPWTDASILAAIDKLDEWWQKGYYGPNYFSLTLEQAFAQVATGQAGMAPSGTWSFTNIPTYFPTNNAEAAFVGFPSTSGPPVYALGIGSTLSINAKSENADGAAAVLDYIFNDKFYSEMNSVWQGEWNLPLKDLSGVKLSDKVLPLYTEVMKNLSTAVGAGQYGYTTWTFLPPATDTYLVSGMEEVWLKKISSKDYLKKLDETFQQEKAAGKVPAVPKRA
- a CDS encoding carbohydrate ABC transporter permease, which gives rise to MHRLYLVPTLIINFVIVLVPALLTVVLAFCSWDGISTPTFSGLDNFRALFADGVFWSALANNIIWTCIFLIVPIAMGLLAASMLLIVRRGSNFFQVVYFLPVVIATVITARVWQGMIYSPVTGVFGMLARMGLHVANPLAQPSTALLGVATVDLWHWWGFLCVIFFAALRQVPQEHIEAARIEGASYGQMMRYVLLPAIRPTIMLMMIMTVIWSFLAFDFVYILTQGGPAFSSEVLSTLAYRHAFYDLNVGQAAAAALVISLFGLVGTFFYVRLQTQEGEQ
- a CDS encoding carbohydrate ABC transporter permease, producing MRMVESRATLTISYVVLGIGAFIALFPIALLVLNSLKPAAQIVQSPLALPNPIRWENFVNAWTHAKFSKTFVNSLLLSGTTIILVCSTSSLSAYVLARRKIASWKIWTFYLLATTTAPIQLYIFPLYFGFAKLGLINNVFGVALIYTALYSPFAVMLLRTYFIAVPKELEEAALIDGATSWQVFSRVMLPIVSPGILTVALIIGLNSWNEFLIAATFLQKADKVTAVIAFYLLSGQYSSDWGEIMAAALIIVVPVVVLFVAMQKRFIEGMAGGSVKG
- a CDS encoding ADP-ribosylglycohydrolase family protein yields the protein MQLPNDYLERVYAGVLGKLVGVYLGRPFEGWTYQKIMKELGPIDYYVHERLNQPLVVTDDDVAGTFTFIRALEDYGISPNLPAEAIGKAWLNYIVEERSILWWGGSGNSTEHTAWLNLKKGIPAPHSGSIATNGATVAEQIGAQIFIDGWAMVAPEQPQLAAKLAEQAGKVSHDGESVHAAMLWAAMEAEAFVSSDIDHLIDTGLSVIPRDSLIAKLIADIRGWVKAHPDWHDTRQKIEDKYGYDKYPGNCHVVPNHALMVMAVLYAPDDFQKAQMIVNTSGWDTDCNAGNVGCLLALMLGLDGIEAGPDWRGPIADRLLISSADGGNSINDAVRTAYYIANLGMALAGGNPLDAPKAGAQFHFSLSGSQQGFRPVEGHGLASGVRVGNVEFENGRALTVSYEALAPGLAAVVTTPTFSPREVLSMRTYDLMATPLVYPGQVVKARVVADRRNKGAVSVRLRIRAYDGDDRLRDIDSDAIALNAGEDRVLSWRLPDLDGQPIAEIGIMLTSEGRRADGRVLLDYLRWDGAPDLNLHRPAGDCDFWRMAWVNGVSFFSKRFPPSFRISQSRDEGIVIHGTRQWTDYKVSSDIVIHLGNYGGVCARVQGLRRYYAVRATRDGKLQIVRTRDAETVVLAETDFELVFEKTIPVTLTVKGSRITALFGGVALEADDTSSQALTNGGIGLLIAEGALSTDNIHVSAT